The following coding sequences are from one Pelagovum sp. HNIBRBA483 window:
- a CDS encoding ABC-F family ATP-binding cassette domain-containing protein gives MLRISGISYSIDGRPLLEDASATIPTGHKVGLVGRNGTGKTTLFRLIRGELTLDSGSIEIPRGWKIGGVSQEVPGNEVSLLNTVLAADTERAALLTEQTEDPNRIAEIQTRLADIDAWSAEARASAILRGLGFTHDEQHMPCSAFSGGWRMRVALAAVLFSEPDLLLLDEPTNYLDLEGALWLESYLVKYPHTVLIVSHDRALLNRSVGGILHLEDLKLTFYTGVYDQFARQRAETRALIAQAAKKQEAQRAHLQSFVDRFRAKATKAKQAQSRVKMLEKMETIRMPEDAARTVFSFPSPEELSPPILATEDARAGYGSHIVLDRLDLRIDQDDRIALLGRNGEGKSTLAKLLSNRLPSLTGTITRSSKLRIGFFAQHQVDELRVEETPLQHLQRERPAEAQSKLRARLAGFGLLAAQAETEVGRLSGGQKARLSLLLATLDAPHLLILDEPTNHLDIESREALVEALNAYRGAVILVSHDLHLLAHVADRLWLVKDGRVTPYDDDLDTYRRMLLSQDKREQKKQAPKPKTEKPSRDAILSLRSEVRKCEERVNKITEMREKLSKKLAMPELYEESRSGELETWNRKYAEVVEGLERAEALWIKALEKLEYAEQQL, from the coding sequence ATGCTTAGAATTTCTGGAATATCCTACTCGATTGACGGGCGCCCATTGCTGGAAGACGCCTCCGCGACCATTCCCACCGGCCACAAGGTCGGCTTGGTAGGGCGCAATGGAACCGGCAAAACAACACTTTTTCGCCTGATCCGTGGTGAGTTAACCCTCGATAGCGGCTCAATCGAAATTCCAAGAGGCTGGAAGATCGGCGGCGTGAGTCAGGAAGTGCCGGGGAACGAGGTATCTCTGCTCAACACCGTTCTTGCTGCTGATACCGAGCGCGCGGCGCTGCTCACCGAACAAACAGAAGACCCCAATCGCATTGCCGAGATCCAGACCCGTCTGGCAGACATTGATGCATGGTCTGCCGAGGCACGGGCAAGCGCGATTTTACGCGGACTGGGCTTCACCCATGACGAGCAACATATGCCTTGCTCGGCCTTTTCCGGCGGTTGGCGGATGCGCGTCGCGCTTGCAGCGGTACTCTTTTCCGAACCCGATTTGCTCCTCTTGGACGAACCAACCAACTATCTCGACCTCGAAGGCGCATTGTGGCTCGAAAGCTATCTGGTCAAGTATCCACACACCGTCCTGATTGTGAGCCACGACAGAGCGCTGCTCAACCGCTCGGTTGGCGGGATTCTGCATCTCGAAGACCTCAAACTGACGTTCTACACCGGCGTTTATGACCAATTCGCCCGCCAACGCGCCGAAACACGCGCACTCATTGCGCAAGCGGCCAAGAAGCAGGAAGCACAACGCGCGCACCTTCAATCCTTTGTTGATCGCTTCAGGGCCAAAGCCACCAAGGCAAAGCAGGCGCAAAGCCGTGTAAAGATGCTTGAAAAGATGGAGACGATCCGCATGCCCGAAGATGCGGCAAGGACAGTCTTCAGCTTTCCATCACCCGAGGAACTCTCGCCTCCGATCCTCGCGACAGAAGACGCCCGAGCGGGGTACGGCTCCCATATAGTGCTCGACAGGCTCGATCTCCGCATCGACCAGGACGACCGCATTGCTCTGTTGGGGCGGAACGGAGAAGGTAAATCAACGCTCGCCAAGCTGCTTTCGAACCGGCTTCCATCGCTAACAGGGACGATCACCCGTTCCTCGAAGCTGCGTATCGGCTTTTTTGCGCAGCATCAGGTTGATGAACTGAGAGTTGAGGAAACGCCCCTCCAACACCTCCAGCGGGAGCGGCCGGCAGAAGCCCAGTCGAAGCTTCGCGCGCGATTGGCGGGTTTTGGATTGCTCGCAGCTCAAGCGGAGACAGAGGTAGGGCGTTTGTCAGGTGGCCAAAAAGCGCGCCTGTCTCTCTTGCTTGCAACACTCGATGCGCCGCACCTGCTTATCCTTGACGAACCGACCAACCACCTTGACATCGAAAGCAGAGAGGCGCTTGTCGAAGCACTTAATGCGTACCGCGGCGCGGTTATTCTTGTGAGCCACGACTTGCACCTCCTTGCACACGTCGCTGACCGCCTCTGGTTGGTGAAAGACGGACGGGTCACGCCATACGACGACGATCTCGACACCTATCGCCGGATGCTCCTCTCGCAGGACAAGCGGGAACAAAAAAAGCAGGCACCTAAACCCAAGACCGAGAAACCCTCGCGCGACGCTATCCTTTCCCTACGATCAGAGGTCCGCAAATGCGAGGAGCGGGTCAACAAGATCACAGAGATGCGTGAAAAACTCTCTAAGAAACTCGCGATGCCCGAGCTGTATGAAGAGAGCCGTTCCGGAGAACTGGAAACCTGGAATCGGAAATACGCAGAAGTGGTGGAAGGGCTGGAGCGCGCAGAAGCACTTTGGATAAAAGCACTCGAAAAGCTCGAATACGCGGAACAACAACTCTGA
- a CDS encoding MarC family protein, whose translation METAMIITAFTTLLVVIDPIGLMPVFLALTQGATPAARRRIAIHACFTAALILLGFAMLGEELLGFIGISMPAFRIAGGVLLFLTALDMLFERRQKRRKSQTEESEEEASDDPSIFPLAIPLIAGPGAIASIILLTGQTSSPLGLASVLGVMLAVIGLVFAFFMAAGYLEKLLGKTGITVATRLLGMLLAALSVQFILDGLASFGFVN comes from the coding sequence ATGGAAACCGCAATGATCATCACCGCTTTCACGACACTTCTCGTTGTCATTGATCCGATCGGGCTAATGCCCGTGTTCCTTGCACTGACCCAAGGCGCCACGCCGGCTGCCCGTCGTCGCATCGCCATTCATGCTTGCTTCACGGCGGCTCTGATCCTTTTGGGCTTTGCAATGCTCGGTGAGGAATTGCTCGGCTTCATCGGTATCTCCATGCCTGCCTTCCGCATTGCAGGTGGCGTACTCCTGTTTCTGACTGCGCTCGACATGCTCTTCGAGCGGCGCCAAAAGCGTCGCAAATCTCAAACCGAAGAAAGTGAGGAAGAAGCCAGCGATGATCCCTCGATCTTCCCACTGGCTATACCGCTCATCGCGGGACCGGGTGCGATTGCCTCAATCATCCTGCTGACGGGACAAACATCATCGCCCCTTGGATTGGCATCTGTACTCGGCGTGATGCTGGCGGTGATCGGGCTTGTATTCGCCTTCTTTATGGCCGCCGGCTATCTTGAAAAGCTGCTTGGCAAGACGGGCATCACCGTCGCAACCCGCCTTCTGGGCATGTTGCTGGCGGCGCTTTCCGTACAGTTCATTCTGGACGGTTTGGCCTCATTCGGCTTCGTGAACTAA
- a CDS encoding TIGR02281 family clan AA aspartic protease produces the protein MTTDQFARLAYLGLLLIAIVGSLFLQSRSQRSKMLQQATIWGLIFVGVIGAVGLWNDIRRDVFLTYEVSPKGEIIVPRQSDGHFHLIAEVNGTPIEFILDTGASQIVLSKKDALNAGIETAELVFSSTALTANGTVRTAPIRLDAFEIGPFFQENVRAVVNAGELDISLLGMDLLNRFSSIEIRDGSLFLRL, from the coding sequence ATGACAACAGACCAATTCGCGCGCCTCGCCTACCTTGGCCTCCTCCTTATCGCTATCGTTGGGTCGCTTTTCCTTCAAAGTCGGTCACAGCGCTCCAAAATGCTCCAACAAGCAACGATCTGGGGTCTGATTTTCGTCGGCGTGATCGGCGCGGTCGGTCTTTGGAATGACATAAGGCGTGACGTCTTTCTGACCTATGAAGTCAGTCCAAAAGGCGAGATTATCGTTCCACGACAGAGCGACGGTCATTTTCATCTGATCGCTGAAGTCAACGGAACCCCAATTGAGTTCATCCTCGACACAGGCGCAAGTCAGATCGTCCTTTCCAAGAAAGATGCGTTGAACGCAGGAATTGAAACCGCGGAATTGGTCTTTTCCAGCACGGCACTTACCGCGAATGGGACCGTCCGAACCGCGCCTATCCGGCTTGACGCATTCGAAATCGGTCCGTTCTTTCAGGAGAACGTGAGGGCCGTCGTAAACGCAGGAGAACTTGATATCTCCTTGCTCGGAATGGATCTTCTCAACAGGTTCAGCAGCATCGAAATACGAGACGGGTCGCTGTTTCTACGGCTCTGA
- a CDS encoding DNA polymerase III subunit chi: MGAVFFYHLTEKPLEATLPALLERARANEWRIEVRSGSLDKARLIDRMLWGGAPENFLPHGISGSTQDDDQPILLTGACEQGAVPSEGEFDCVMCVEGAPLSASEVMALERACVIFDGADPEALQAARGQWKQLVADGCSAQYWGQEGGRWTMKAESKSEP, translated from the coding sequence ATGGGGGCAGTGTTTTTCTATCACCTGACAGAGAAACCGCTCGAGGCGACCTTGCCCGCTCTTTTGGAGCGGGCGCGGGCCAACGAATGGCGCATCGAAGTCCGTTCCGGCTCTTTGGATAAGGCCAGGTTGATTGACCGGATGCTTTGGGGTGGGGCACCCGAGAATTTTTTGCCGCATGGAATTTCAGGCAGCACACAAGACGACGACCAGCCGATTTTGCTTACCGGCGCGTGTGAACAAGGCGCGGTGCCTTCCGAGGGGGAATTTGACTGCGTGATGTGCGTTGAAGGCGCGCCGCTGTCGGCGTCTGAGGTGATGGCGCTGGAACGTGCTTGTGTGATTTTCGACGGTGCGGATCCGGAGGCGCTACAAGCCGCGCGTGGTCAGTGGAAGCAACTGGTCGCTGATGGATGCAGCGCGCAGTATTGGGGGCAAGAGGGAGGCCGATGGACAATGAAAGCCGAAAGCAAATCAGAGCCGTAG
- the lptF gene encoding LPS export ABC transporter permease LptF codes for MPRFDRYLLSQYVAVFGVSALILILVYWVNQAVRLFDQLIANGESASVFFEFTALSLPTVMQIVLPIASFVASLFVTNRLINESELVVVQATGYSPYRLARPVALFGILVMLMMGILMHWLSPAANRALATRSVEVSQNISARLLTEGRFVSPSPGITFYIREITSDGRLLDIFLSDNRAADQSMIYTAGSAYLVRGSADSTNLIMLDGLVQYFDTDNRSLFTTRFREFAYDLKGLLPDSTTPQRSAAQLSTLELLSADEGLSAETGQTSAFLMAEAHNRNVQALMAFVGAMLGFSSLLTVRFSRFGVWPQIGHALIFVVLIKLAETTGGQLARQTLGYWPAAYLPIFFGAAVIVVQLMRLAHPNWFQLRRSVSA; via the coding sequence GTGCCGCGATTCGACAGATATTTATTGTCGCAATATGTGGCGGTATTTGGGGTTTCCGCGCTGATCCTCATTCTCGTCTATTGGGTCAATCAGGCCGTTCGTCTTTTTGATCAGCTGATCGCCAATGGTGAGAGCGCCAGCGTCTTTTTTGAATTCACAGCGCTATCTCTGCCGACAGTGATGCAGATTGTTCTGCCAATTGCATCATTTGTCGCCAGCCTTTTCGTAACCAACCGGCTCATAAATGAATCCGAATTGGTAGTCGTGCAGGCGACAGGGTATTCGCCTTACCGTCTCGCACGACCTGTGGCGCTCTTTGGCATCCTAGTGATGCTGATGATGGGCATTTTGATGCATTGGCTCTCACCTGCCGCCAATCGCGCGCTCGCCACGCGGAGCGTCGAGGTCAGCCAAAACATTTCAGCGCGATTACTCACCGAAGGTCGTTTCGTTTCTCCATCTCCCGGGATCACATTCTACATTCGCGAAATTACCTCAGATGGAAGGCTGCTTGATATATTCCTCTCTGATAATCGTGCCGCAGATCAGAGCATGATCTATACTGCCGGCAGCGCCTACCTTGTGCGTGGGTCCGCTGATTCAACCAACCTGATCATGCTAGACGGGCTGGTGCAGTATTTTGACACCGACAATCGCAGCCTATTCACCACCCGTTTCCGCGAATTTGCTTACGATCTAAAGGGGCTTCTCCCCGATAGCACAACGCCACAGCGATCGGCGGCACAGCTGTCGACCTTAGAGCTGCTCTCAGCGGACGAAGGGCTCTCTGCCGAAACTGGCCAAACATCTGCTTTCCTGATGGCCGAGGCCCATAATCGAAACGTACAGGCTCTTATGGCTTTCGTCGGCGCAATGCTGGGCTTTTCATCGCTCCTCACCGTCCGATTCAGCCGGTTCGGAGTATGGCCACAGATCGGTCATGCGCTCATATTCGTCGTACTGATCAAACTGGCAGAAACAACCGGCGGGCAGTTGGCCCGCCAGACCTTGGGATATTGGCCGGCCGCTTACTTACCAATCTTTTTCGGGGCGGCAGTTATAGTCGTGCAATTGATGCGCCTTGCACATCCAAACTGGTTTCAACTTCGCAGGAGTGTATCAGCGTGA
- the lptG gene encoding LPS export ABC transporter permease LptG: MILQLYLAKRFTFAFLGVWGAFFVVNGLLDMVEQLRRFGGSDSSLSEVIILSALNMPGVMYQLLPLVLILSTILCFLSLSRNSELVIIRASGKSTARMLFAPVMATILISLLAVAVLNPIVAATSRAYESKTTALSEEASTLAISEDGLWLRQGGEAQTVIRAQSSNLDGTLLGSVTFLQSSPTSGVTERIEAEKAELIDGAWRMSGVKIWQLVDSTNPEKTALTLPSYEIPSTLTADEIRDSFGEPSSISIWDLPAFIENLRLAGFAARRHLVWFHSELSQPIMFLTMVILGAAFSMRFQRGGGTTFRVMTAILLGFAFYFIRNFSMLLGESGQIPSILSAWAPPLAGLAFALAILLQLEDG; encoded by the coding sequence GTGATCCTCCAGCTGTATTTGGCCAAACGGTTCACTTTTGCTTTCCTGGGTGTTTGGGGGGCCTTCTTCGTCGTGAACGGCCTCTTGGACATGGTCGAGCAATTGCGCCGTTTCGGAGGGAGTGACAGCAGCCTCTCTGAAGTCATAATACTGAGTGCGCTGAATATGCCGGGCGTTATGTACCAACTCCTTCCGCTTGTTCTGATCCTGAGCACCATTTTGTGCTTTCTGTCGCTGTCGCGAAATTCGGAACTTGTCATCATCCGCGCATCGGGGAAATCAACGGCACGCATGCTTTTTGCACCGGTGATGGCAACAATACTTATCTCTTTGCTTGCGGTCGCAGTCCTGAACCCGATCGTTGCGGCCACTTCCCGAGCCTATGAAAGCAAGACAACAGCGCTAAGCGAAGAGGCCAGCACCTTGGCAATTTCCGAAGACGGTCTTTGGCTCCGTCAAGGTGGCGAAGCCCAAACTGTCATTCGTGCTCAGTCCAGTAATTTGGATGGCACATTGCTTGGTTCGGTCACCTTCCTACAATCATCGCCAACATCGGGTGTGACAGAACGCATTGAGGCTGAAAAAGCCGAGCTGATCGACGGCGCCTGGCGCATGTCGGGCGTGAAGATTTGGCAGTTAGTCGACAGCACAAATCCAGAAAAAACAGCGCTGACATTGCCAAGCTACGAAATACCATCAACCCTAACTGCGGACGAAATCAGGGACAGCTTCGGCGAGCCGTCTTCCATTTCGATCTGGGATCTACCGGCATTCATTGAAAACCTACGCCTCGCGGGTTTCGCGGCGCGGCGTCACTTGGTCTGGTTTCACAGTGAACTTTCGCAACCAATCATGTTCCTTACAATGGTGATCCTCGGAGCGGCATTTAGCATGCGGTTTCAGCGTGGCGGCGGAACGACATTTCGGGTGATGACAGCAATTTTGCTGGGCTTTGCATTCTATTTCATTCGGAACTTTTCCATGTTGCTGGGCGAAAGCGGCCAAATACCTTCAATCCTCTCGGCATGGGCGCCTCCCCTCGCTGGTTTGGCATTCGCGTTGGCCATTCTTCTGCAATTGGAGGACGGATGA
- a CDS encoding LPS-assembly protein LptD, with amino-acid sequence MIRALWIGLFVLLGYVSAAAAQDRAALLADTISVEPGPRLVASGNVEVFFEGTRLSADRIIFDRRSERLIVDGPIFIADAAGNVINATRATLDARLEFGLLEGARALLDRRLQLASDTVAKAGRMTQFDRVAATSCAVCGNQAPLWSIEAARVTHNETESRLYFEDARLLLRGLPIFWLPRMRMPDPTVRRASGFLVPEIRTSDLLGIGIRIPYFVEFGASRDILLTPYSSPVTKTLEARYRQAFLRGEIQIDAAASSDTIRPDTMRAYLFGKGRFDILRDTELRFDAEFVSDKAYLLEYGFSDRDRLDSSIAFNSVTEARLAQGEVTFYQTLRSDETNLSLPPLLTEFSYIREFDAADMGVVTFSSGVDAHFRFDRATGDQGRDVVRVGSALSWEKDWDTRTGVLLNATGQIAADGYYTQQDISNNGLAWRIAPSTGLTLRWPFQRSTSNGTHQVFEPIIGLAWSTTSTNGTIVNEDSTRVELDQANLFALDRFPGDDRKETGARAAIGATWTSIAPSGRSTRITAGRIYHSEPLSFAQSTGLNSSPSSWLIAAQLEFAGGLGAELRNILDDDFESSLSEARATWNNDWMDLSASYIWLEADPQRDRLSSIWEWTVASEFQINDRWRAGLGARYDVVSQSPARANASLGWQNECVDVELSASRRFTSSTTVQPSTDYQLTVRLLGFAANEGNSAQARSCRN; translated from the coding sequence ATGATCCGCGCATTATGGATAGGTCTATTCGTCCTTCTTGGGTATGTTTCGGCAGCTGCCGCCCAAGACAGAGCCGCTCTGCTGGCAGATACAATATCTGTGGAGCCAGGCCCTAGGCTTGTTGCCAGCGGAAATGTCGAAGTCTTTTTTGAGGGGACCCGCCTTTCAGCCGACAGGATCATTTTTGATCGCAGGTCTGAGCGCCTGATCGTTGATGGACCGATCTTCATCGCCGATGCAGCGGGCAATGTGATCAACGCAACCCGAGCAACCTTGGACGCCAGATTGGAATTTGGCCTCCTGGAAGGCGCACGCGCCTTGTTGGATAGGCGTCTGCAACTCGCCTCCGACACTGTCGCCAAAGCCGGTCGAATGACCCAATTTGACCGCGTTGCCGCAACGTCGTGCGCAGTGTGCGGAAATCAAGCGCCTCTCTGGTCGATCGAGGCTGCCCGCGTCACTCATAATGAAACCGAAAGTCGGCTCTATTTCGAGGACGCGCGGCTGCTGCTACGCGGTTTACCCATCTTTTGGCTACCAAGAATGCGTATGCCCGATCCCACCGTCCGGCGTGCAAGTGGGTTTCTCGTCCCTGAAATTCGGACCTCAGACCTTCTGGGGATCGGTATCCGAATACCCTATTTCGTCGAATTTGGAGCCTCTCGGGACATATTGCTAACGCCCTATTCATCCCCCGTCACCAAGACGCTGGAAGCACGATATCGCCAAGCCTTTTTGAGGGGCGAGATTCAGATCGATGCGGCAGCAAGTTCAGACACCATCAGACCCGATACCATGCGCGCCTATCTGTTCGGTAAAGGGCGCTTCGATATTCTTCGAGATACCGAACTGCGGTTCGACGCCGAATTCGTTAGCGACAAGGCATATCTGCTTGAGTACGGATTCTCGGATCGAGATCGACTGGACAGCTCGATCGCATTCAATTCGGTAACAGAGGCGAGGCTCGCCCAAGGTGAGGTTACCTTCTATCAAACACTGCGGAGCGACGAAACGAACCTCAGCCTGCCCCCTTTGCTGACCGAATTCTCGTATATTCGCGAATTTGACGCTGCCGACATGGGGGTCGTCACTTTTTCATCTGGTGTCGATGCCCATTTCCGCTTCGATCGGGCTACAGGCGATCAGGGCCGCGACGTCGTTCGTGTCGGATCGGCACTATCGTGGGAAAAAGATTGGGATACCCGCACCGGCGTGCTCCTGAACGCGACGGGCCAGATCGCCGCTGACGGCTACTACACGCAACAAGATATATCCAACAATGGTTTGGCATGGCGCATCGCGCCATCTACGGGCCTGACGCTCCGCTGGCCATTCCAGCGGAGTACATCGAATGGTACTCATCAGGTTTTCGAACCAATTATTGGGCTTGCATGGTCCACAACCTCCACCAACGGCACGATCGTCAATGAAGACAGCACCCGCGTCGAACTTGATCAGGCGAATCTTTTCGCCCTGGACCGCTTTCCCGGCGATGATCGCAAGGAAACCGGCGCGCGCGCTGCAATTGGCGCGACTTGGACGAGCATTGCACCAAGCGGGCGCTCCACGCGCATCACCGCAGGGCGAATCTACCACAGCGAACCATTATCATTCGCACAAAGCACCGGCTTAAACTCATCGCCATCCAGCTGGCTCATCGCGGCCCAACTGGAATTTGCAGGCGGCCTTGGCGCTGAGCTGAGAAACATCCTCGATGACGATTTCGAAAGCTCCCTCTCAGAAGCGCGTGCGACATGGAACAACGACTGGATGGACCTGAGCGCTTCCTACATTTGGCTCGAAGCGGATCCGCAAAGGGATCGCCTCTCCTCGATCTGGGAATGGACTGTCGCGAGCGAGTTCCAAATAAACGACCGTTGGCGAGCGGGCCTTGGTGCCCGCTACGATGTCGTAAGCCAATCACCAGCACGAGCGAACGCTTCACTTGGCTGGCAAAATGAATGCGTCGATGTAGAGCTTTCTGCCTCGCGTCGGTTTACGTCTTCAACTACTGTGCAGCCATCGACCGACTACCAATTGACCGTGCGGCTACTTGGCTTTGCGGCAAATGAAGGCAATAGTGCTCAAGCGCGATCCTGCCGGAACTAG
- a CDS encoding peptidylprolyl isomerase, protein MTAVHRFFLIIFSISLPTIMMAQSLFSPAITVNDDVITYYELDQREKLLAAFGTPGDLQELAQQQLIDESLKLSELSRRGLSLTDAGFERALADFLARNETTENDLYRELAAAGVDSQTFRDFLYANSAWRDFVRQTYAGRIEISPEDIDRVLGQRSDSATKIQVLLSEIILAAPPERMEEAMDVAQQIANLPSQEAFEDAARQVSALPSRANGGRLDWVDLDNYPPALRGLMLGLKPGEISDPLPIPNGVALFQLRGLREVERVSSAGGAIEFATLFLPDAISGKAAENARSIARGIDTCDDLYGIARDMPEEALEREILPVRSIPQDIAIELAKLDPDEISTSLRTDDGDTLIFLMLCARLSEPSALEEDRVAVGNELRSARLSGYADALLANLRASATITIE, encoded by the coding sequence ATGACTGCTGTGCACCGCTTCTTTCTGATCATCTTCAGCATCAGCTTGCCAACCATTATGATGGCGCAATCGCTGTTCTCTCCGGCAATCACGGTGAATGACGATGTCATAACCTATTACGAGCTGGACCAACGCGAGAAGCTCCTGGCCGCATTTGGAACACCGGGCGACCTTCAGGAGCTTGCCCAGCAACAACTCATCGACGAAAGCCTGAAACTCTCGGAATTGTCCCGTCGGGGGTTGTCACTGACAGATGCAGGTTTTGAGAGAGCGCTAGCGGATTTCCTCGCGCGCAATGAAACCACCGAAAACGACCTTTACCGTGAGCTGGCCGCTGCCGGTGTCGATAGCCAGACCTTCCGAGACTTCCTCTACGCGAACTCAGCATGGCGCGACTTTGTTCGCCAAACCTATGCGGGGCGTATCGAGATTTCCCCCGAAGATATCGACCGTGTGCTTGGACAGCGCTCTGACTCCGCGACAAAAATTCAGGTACTCCTGTCCGAAATAATTTTGGCTGCGCCACCTGAACGAATGGAAGAGGCGATGGATGTGGCTCAACAGATAGCCAACCTCCCAAGCCAGGAAGCGTTTGAAGACGCCGCGCGTCAGGTGTCTGCACTGCCTTCACGCGCAAACGGAGGTCGGCTTGATTGGGTCGATCTTGATAACTACCCACCTGCCCTCCGCGGCCTCATGCTCGGCCTGAAACCAGGAGAGATATCCGATCCGCTGCCAATCCCTAATGGTGTCGCGCTATTTCAATTGCGCGGCCTGAGAGAGGTTGAGCGGGTGTCGAGCGCAGGCGGAGCTATTGAGTTTGCAACACTCTTCTTGCCCGATGCCATCTCCGGCAAAGCGGCAGAGAATGCGCGTTCAATCGCCCGCGGCATCGACACATGTGACGATCTTTACGGAATTGCGCGCGATATGCCCGAAGAAGCACTGGAGAGGGAAATTCTTCCCGTACGCTCTATTCCCCAAGATATCGCGATCGAACTCGCGAAACTGGATCCCGATGAAATCTCGACATCGCTTCGCACCGACGATGGTGACACGCTCATCTTCTTGATGCTTTGCGCCCGCCTGTCTGAACCAAGCGCACTCGAAGAAGACCGTGTTGCGGTGGGCAATGAACTGCGTTCTGCGCGTCTCAGCGGTTATGCAGATGCCCTTCTTGCAAACCTTCGCGCATCGGCGACGATCACTATCGAATGA
- the pdxA gene encoding 4-hydroxythreonine-4-phosphate dehydrogenase PdxA gives MTVAISCGEPAGIGPEIASAAWKHLRSKIPMLWIGDPLHLPADLPTVRVHEAQDAAALSENALPVLALDMAPPRTPGTPVAAHAKGVIESIEIGAKLAKSGACTALCTSPIHKQALAEGAGFRFPGHTEFLCELDNKDHVVMMLACPELRVVPTTIHIPISDVPKRFTAELLERTIQQTISALRTEFGIRTPRISVAGLNPHAGEGGRMGREELEVMLPVIERLRSEGLSINGPLSADTMFHPIARKSYDAAICAYHDQALIPIKTLDFSGGVNITLGLDFVRTSPDHGTAFDIAGKGLADPTSMIAAIAMAWEMGNNRQKR, from the coding sequence ATGACCGTCGCCATTTCATGCGGCGAGCCAGCGGGCATTGGGCCGGAGATCGCGTCGGCGGCTTGGAAGCACCTCCGCTCAAAGATACCGATGTTATGGATAGGTGATCCTCTTCACCTCCCCGCAGATCTGCCTACAGTTCGGGTGCATGAGGCCCAAGACGCAGCCGCTCTATCTGAGAACGCGTTGCCGGTGCTGGCTCTTGACATGGCCCCGCCAAGGACGCCGGGGACACCCGTTGCTGCCCACGCAAAGGGCGTGATCGAATCGATTGAAATTGGGGCGAAATTAGCAAAGTCGGGCGCATGCACCGCACTCTGCACTTCTCCCATTCACAAACAGGCACTGGCCGAAGGTGCCGGTTTTCGCTTTCCCGGTCATACGGAGTTCCTCTGCGAACTGGATAATAAAGACCATGTCGTGATGATGCTGGCTTGTCCCGAGCTGCGCGTCGTGCCAACCACGATCCACATCCCAATCAGTGACGTACCAAAACGCTTCACAGCAGAGCTTTTGGAGCGCACCATCCAGCAAACGATATCCGCTCTCAGAACCGAATTTGGCATTAGAACGCCCCGCATCTCCGTCGCTGGATTGAACCCCCATGCCGGTGAAGGTGGCCGTATGGGGAGGGAAGAATTGGAAGTCATGCTTCCGGTGATTGAACGACTGCGCAGCGAGGGACTATCTATAAACGGACCATTGTCGGCGGATACGATGTTTCATCCCATCGCTCGCAAGAGCTACGACGCAGCAATTTGCGCCTATCACGATCAAGCGTTGATCCCGATCAAGACGCTCGATTTCTCGGGCGGTGTGAATATCACGCTGGGGCTTGATTTTGTCCGCACATCGCCCGATCACGGAACCGCTTTTGATATTGCGGGCAAGGGACTTGCGGACCCAACTTCAATGATTGCAGCCATTGCGATGGCGTGGGAAATGGGAAACAACAGGCAGAAGCGATGA